The following DNA comes from Balneola vulgaris DSM 17893.
GGTATGATTTCTACGGCTATTCCTATCATCATTATTGCGATTGCAATTATTGGTGCATACAGCTTTGCTGGCCTTTACGGTATTGCAATTGCTGCGGTAGGTATGCTTGCAAACACAGGTATTCAGTTAGCAGTTGATGCTTACGGTCCTGTTTCTGATAACGCGGGTGGTATTGCTGAGATGGCTGAATTACCAAGCGAAGTACGTGAGCGTACTGATAAATTAGATGCTGTGGGTAACACAACTGCAGCAATCGGTAAAGGTTTTGCGATCGGTTCTGCAGCTTTAACAGCTCTTGCACTATTCGCTGCTTTCGTAACTGCATACAACGCAACGCACGAAGTGAACCTTCCTGGTATTGACGTTACAGCTCCATCTGTAATGGCTGCTCTTTTTGTAGGAGCTATGCTTCCTTTCTTATTCTCTGCTCTTTCAATGCAGGCTGTAGGCCGTGCTGCAATGAGCATGATCGAAGAAGTACGCCGTCAGTTTAAAGATATTCCTGAATTACGCGCTGCTCTTGACGTAATGAACAAGAATGGCGAAATAGAGTACGCAGAATGGACTGACGAAGACAAAGCTACTTTTGATGCCGCTGATGGAAAAGCTGAATACGAGAAGTGTGTGGCTATTTCTACTACTGCTTCTATCCGTGAGATGGTTCTTCCAGGCTTACTAGCTGTAATTGTTCCTGTTCTCTTTGGTTTCGTTCCTGGCTTTATCAGCGACGACCCTACCTTAGGAGCACAGATGCTTGGTGGTCTTCTTGCTGGTGTAACTTCAGCTGGTGTTCTTATGGCACTTTTCCAGAGTAATGCTGGTGGTGCATGGGATAACGCTAAGAAGATGATTGAAGAAGGCGTAACCATCGATGGTGTTGAGTACGGTAAAGGTTCTGAGCCGCACAAAGCAGGTGTTGTTGGTGATACTGTAGGTGATCCATTCAAAGATACTTCTGGACCATCTCTAAACATCTTATTAAAACTAATGTCGGTTGTAGCTCTAGTTATCGCAACTATGATCTAATCTGATTTAGTAGATTTTAATCCCACTCATGAATCATCGTGAGTGGGATTTTTTTTGACTACTAAACAATGCGTACCTTTGCGCATAATCAATTATCAGGTTCACCCATAACCTGACATTTATTACACTGAATTACTTTCAAAACTTGTTCGTATGAACTCACAACAAATTCTTAAGCTCATCTTCCACCACGATCAAAGACTTGATCAATTGGCCGACCGCAATGCCAATCGCACGAAGGAGCAAATCGAATCTACACTGGCTGATTTCATGAAGCCCGACCCTACTTACTCACGGTTATACTTCACAGCTACAGATTTAGAAAATGAGAAATTCGGGATTAATGTTCTCAGTGCTTACAACAATTTTGTTGATGCTTTAGCAAAGGGATTGGACACTCAAAGATATCAAACCGCACATGGTGATTTTGGCTCGCTTGATCAGGCTATAGATGCCATTGGCTTTGGTGAAGTGATAGTGATTGGGAAAAGTGATTTCAGCCAAACATTCGAAGCTATTCATGTAGATACGAATTCAAATGTAGGCCATAAAAAGCAGCCCTTACGCGAAGCTTTAGAAGCCGATTTTGTGGTGATCTACAAAGAACAAGCACACGATGGATTCGATTTACATATGTTCTCTAAGAAGAATATTTACACGCAGTTCTTTTATCCTCTTCAGAAGCTACTGCCGGATGCATTCCGCTTCTTTAGTATCAATGGAAAGAAATTCCGTTCTGAACGTCATTTTTACTTCGAGACATGGACCCTTGATCGTCCACCTCATGGCTTTGAAGAGGTATTACCCGAATCAGTATTATAAGCCCTTAGAGATACAAAAAAGCCTCTTTACTTAATAAAGTGGCTTTTTTATTTGTTTAATTTCGACTTCAAGAAAGTCCATTTAAAGCTTGGTCTACTTATTTAGTATTGAACTAATTTCTAATTTACCATATTCATAAACATCACTATCAGAATTATATGAAACCGTGTAGATATAGCTATCATCAATTCTCCTTATTATTTCATTATCCATAATATCTATAACATCTGATATTCTATAATCCTGTTTTCGTAATACCGTTAATCTATACTTTAGGCTATAATTTTCCATCAGGTTTGAAGTATAAAAGAAAATGGAATCATCATTTTCATAGACATCTATTAAGAAGCTTCCATTTAATAACCACTCTTCTCTAACCTTTTTAGATCTATTAAACTCATTTTCCTTTGCAATCGGATGCAATTGAAAGATTTTTTCTCCCAGTTGAATTTTCTTCTTAATTGATATTTTTTCGTCTTTTACAACTAACAGGTAAACTTGATTTGAATTTTGATTTCTAAATATTAACCCTTCTTTGGAATTTGAAAATTTATATGGACTTGTAACAGTTGACGAAACAATGTCATAATCCTGAATACCATTTGAAATATTATCGGGATGTATTATTTGGGCATCTATTGGAGTTATACCATTCCGGGTAATATTTACTAGAAATAAATTTTTGTACAGATCACCTTTATTTAAGCTGGCGTATCCATCTAATGTAATACCCGTTGCTATAAACATATTTCCAGAAATATGTTCTAAATCATTTATATGATATGGAACATCTTGATGATCATTTAATACATCAAATTGATGCTCTCCAGTCAGTTTAAACACTGAAATCTTTCTCAATGTACTGTCATAGAGATAAATAAAATTATCCACTATGCTATAGCTTTGTATAAAACCACCTTCACCGGGACCACGTCCATTTCTTCCAAATGAAACTAATTCCTCTTTAAATTTTCCATCATATATAGTTATTTGGAAAGTAGGTTTAGAAATGAAAATCCATTTTTCATTATGAAACTTGACTTCATAAGGTGAGCTAGTAATGAAGTTTTCAAATTCGACTTTTTGATAGGATGAGAACGCCTCAAAAGCTTCTACTTTTTTTACTTTCGTACTATTTGAAAACTTTATATCGAGTATTTCTTGAGAATAAACTAAACTCGATTTTGAAGATATCAAGACTATTAAAAGTGTTACTATTCTTACAAACTTTGTCATATAGAAACTCTACTCCACGAATTATATACAGTAAGTTCTATACAGAATAAATAATTGATTTAAAATAACATAATCGAATCTTTCACTTTATCATCGAGAGTATTTCTTTCATCAATTTAGCCGCTACAACACTTGTGAGGCCATCGATATCTCTCTCAGGATTATACTCCACTATATCTGCCCCAACAATAGGAGCCTTTATACTCTGAATTATATCTAGCACTTCTCTAACAGATAATCCCCTCGGCTCCCTATGTGAAACCCCAGGAGCAAAAGCAGGATCGAATCCGTCTAAATCGAGTGATATATAAACTGGAGTATCAAAACTAGGAATTTCCCATAGCTTATGATCTTTCATCTCGAACAGCTCAACACCAAATTTATGAGCCTGTTCCCGTTGGTGCTGGTTTAGCGTTCTCACTCCTACCTGAACCAATCGCTTAGCTAACTTCCCTTCCATTATTCGAGCAAAAGGACATGCGTGGGAATGCTTATCCCCTTCAAATTCATCATATAAATCGGCATGCGCATCAATATGAAGAATACTCAGATTGGGGTATTGATGGCTAAATTCCTCAAGTACTGGAAAGCTAATAGAATGATCGCCACCAAGTGTTAGCAGCTTATTCCCTTCACCGAGATGCTCTTCCGTAACTCTCCCTATATCTTCATAACTAGAGATTGAAAAATCCCCTTTATCGTCAATGGCTAAGGTTTTGATATCAACCCCATTTTCGGCAAAAGTATTGGAGGCGTCGGAGTATAATTGCTCTCTAATAAGGGGTGGCGCTGAAGCAGGTCCTCTTAAATAGGACGATTTTTCATCAAATAGAATACCCTGTAATATGATACTACTCATACGATTATTCCTGAAGTTGAGCTCATCGAATTCTTTTACTGAAGATTATCAGACAACTTAAGGCACTTTAGAGCCCCATAACCTACCTGATAAACATTACCAAAGGATGCGTTCGCTAAGGCGTTCAACATCCTTGGTAATTTCATTTTAAAACTACTTATCTACACCCGGTACGTTTCTAGGCTCTGTATTCTGCCACCAGAAGGTGCCTAATCGTTTGGTGGTTGGATATAGTTGATCTAAGGTATGAGCATTATATAGTCGCCCATTCTTCATGATGTACCCAATGTTCTTGGTATGGCGGATATTCTCTAATGGATTTCTATTTAGAATCACTAAATCAGCAAGTTTACCCGCTTCAATAGTACCCAAGTCTTTATCCAAGCCAATGGCTTCAGCGCCGTGAATGGTCGCTACTTTCAAAGCGTCGTGTTCGGTCATACCGCCACTCTGCATTGCCCAAAGCTCCCAATGGTAGCCAAGACCTTGAAGCTGTCCATGACTTCCCAC
Coding sequences within:
- the speB gene encoding agmatinase is translated as MSSIILQGILFDEKSSYLRGPASAPPLIREQLYSDASNTFAENGVDIKTLAIDDKGDFSISSYEDIGRVTEEHLGEGNKLLTLGGDHSISFPVLEEFSHQYPNLSILHIDAHADLYDEFEGDKHSHACPFARIMEGKLAKRLVQVGVRTLNQHQREQAHKFGVELFEMKDHKLWEIPSFDTPVYISLDLDGFDPAFAPGVSHREPRGLSVREVLDIIQSIKAPIVGADIVEYNPERDIDGLTSVVAAKLMKEILSMIK